The following coding sequences lie in one Caldisericia bacterium genomic window:
- a CDS encoding DUF296 domain-containing protein gives MKYKKDGNLIFVLIEKEESIKENLEKLILKEKVLNTGIILSSTGMVKDIEIAYGYYDGKNVSYEKEILKGPFELLSMSGFLINNENYPFHIHINLGDKDKRSFGGHLFDGKVHTFIEMVILESNLVLKRELKDGLNLINFSH, from the coding sequence ATGAAATATAAAAAAGATGGTAATTTGATTTTTGTTTTAATTGAAAAAGAGGAAAGTATAAAAGAGAATTTAGAAAAACTAATTTTAAAAGAAAAAGTTTTAAATACTGGAATTATTTTATCTTCAACTGGAATGGTTAAAGATATAGAAATTGCTTATGGTTATTATGATGGTAAAAATGTCTCTTATGAAAAAGAAATTTTAAAAGGTCCATTTGAACTTTTAAGCATGAGTGGATTTTTAATAAATAATGAAAATTATCCATTTCATATACATATAAATTTGGGTGATAAAGATAAAAGAAGTTTTGGTGGACATCTATTTGATGGTAAAGTTCATACATTTATAGAAATGGTAATTCTTGAATCAAATTTGGTATTAAAAAGAGAATTAAAAGATGGCTTAAATCTAATTAATTTTTCACATTAG
- a CDS encoding ABC transporter permease, whose translation MKKYLIRNLRAIKGRAYPRIIAANREYSWVIADVVLPLLSVIAYGLLYKYLGASKDFLGFAVLGGAMSAFWLNVLWDMASQLYWERMSGNLQHYIMSPISLMAILFGMSIGGMFSTSLRALATLTVGTIIFKLDFSFINIPQLILVFFLTLSALYGLGMTLASLYLIWGREAWHLSEFFQEPVYLASGMYFPIKFLGITGFFSSIIPLTLGLDGIRQLIFRQGALFGFLNVKIEITILGILTVIYLFLAYYYLKKMEYLARKEGKLTIRWE comes from the coding sequence ATGAAGAAGTATCTAATTAGAAATTTAAGGGCAATTAAAGGAAGAGCATATCCAAGAATAATTGCAGCAAATAGAGAATATTCTTGGGTTATTGCAGATGTAGTTTTACCACTTCTTTCTGTTATTGCTTATGGACTTTTATATAAATATCTTGGAGCAAGTAAAGATTTTTTAGGCTTTGCAGTTCTTGGTGGTGCTATGAGCGCTTTCTGGTTAAATGTACTTTGGGATATGGCATCACAATTATATTGGGAAAGAATGAGTGGCAATCTTCAACATTATATTATGAGTCCAATATCTCTTATGGCAATTTTATTTGGAATGAGTATAGGTGGAATGTTTTCAACCTCTTTAAGAGCACTTGCAACACTTACTGTTGGAACTATTATTTTTAAACTTGATTTTAGTTTTATAAATATTCCTCAACTAATTCTTGTTTTCTTTTTAACTTTATCTGCTCTTTATGGTCTTGGAATGACACTAGCATCACTTTATCTTATTTGGGGAAGAGAAGCATGGCACTTATCAGAATTTTTCCAAGAGCCAGTTTATCTTGCAAGTGGAATGTATTTTCCAATTAAATTTTTAGGAATCACTGGATTTTTCTCATCAATTATTCCTTTAACTCTTGGTTTAGATGGAATAAGGCAACTTATTTTTAGGCAAGGAGCTCTTTTTGGATTTTTAAATGTAAAAATTGAAATTACAATTCTTGGAATTTTAACAGTGATCTATCTTTTTCTTGCTTATTACTACCTAAAGAAAATGGAATATCTTGCAAGAAAGGAGGGGAAACTTACAATAAGATGGGAATAA
- a CDS encoding ABC transporter ATP-binding protein — MNKDFAIKTIELGRTYKKGKRVIEALKNINIEVGRGEIFGLLGPNGAGKTTLIKILTTILLPSTGKAYVLGFDVEKDTLKIREKINMVSGGEWAGYGILTVKENLWMFSQFYGIPSKIAKKEIEKYLEIFDLKEEANTKISNLSTGMRQKMNFIRGILSDPEVLFLDEPTLGLDVQVARTVRNFIKSWIKEKPGRTILLTTHYLNEADELCDRIAIIDNGQIYALDTPENLKNILKDRVYYSVEVARSEYLKLDSIPYTTKFFVNPVKDGKLEIKFQIESENRIVDVFNFLKDKGFNVLSFRKREPTLEDVFIEIVGREFKDEEVSN; from the coding sequence ATGAATAAAGATTTTGCAATTAAGACAATTGAACTTGGAAGAACTTATAAAAAGGGAAAAAGAGTGATTGAAGCACTTAAGAATATAAATATTGAGGTTGGAAGGGGAGAAATTTTTGGTCTTTTAGGACCAAATGGTGCTGGAAAAACAACACTTATAAAGATTCTTACAACTATTCTTCTACCCTCAACTGGAAAGGCATATGTTTTAGGATTTGATGTTGAAAAAGATACTTTAAAAATAAGAGAAAAAATTAATATGGTAAGTGGAGGGGAGTGGGCTGGTTATGGAATTTTAACTGTAAAAGAAAATCTTTGGATGTTTTCACAATTTTATGGAATTCCATCAAAAATAGCAAAAAAAGAAATTGAAAAATATCTTGAAATTTTTGATCTTAAAGAAGAAGCAAATACAAAAATAAGTAATCTCTCAACAGGTATGAGACAAAAGATGAATTTTATAAGAGGTATACTTTCTGATCCAGAAGTTCTTTTCCTTGATGAGCCAACTCTTGGTCTTGATGTTCAAGTTGCAAGAACAGTTAGAAATTTTATAAAATCTTGGATTAAAGAAAAACCTGGAAGAACAATTTTACTTACAACACACTATCTTAATGAAGCAGATGAGTTGTGTGATAGAATAGCAATTATTGATAATGGGCAAATATATGCTCTTGATACTCCAGAAAACTTAAAGAATATTTTAAAAGATAGAGTTTATTATTCAGTTGAAGTAGCAAGAAGTGAATATTTAAAACTTGATTCAATTCCTTATACAACAAAATTTTTTGTGAATCCTGTAAAAGATGGAAAATTAGAAATTAAGTTTCAAATTGAGAGTGAAAATCGTATTGTTGATGTATTTAATTTCTTAAAAGATAAAGGATTTAATGTTCTTTCATTTAGAAAAAGAGAGCCAACACTTGAAGATGTATTTATTGAAATTGTAGGAAGGGAATTTAAAGATGAAGAAGTATCTAATTAG
- a CDS encoding ABC transporter permease has translation MGIIRKIFNDFKASFLLGWKIESNWTDPFLFIIYSLAKPLSSAFILIIMFVIITRNQLPEYIPHLLIGNALHLYTANVLFGIAWTVIDDREYYETLKYVYISPISLFLFLTGRGFAKYITTTVSAIIILITGSLLLKVNFSLIPFWYIYLPIFIILGTLSLFIIGYFFAGVNFLISRQGWFLTQSATGVFLLLTGAIFPIDTLPSFLSKIGIFIPQTIWMDGMRIILLGSGWNEAFKNFTINQMTSLLALENFVYFLVIFLFFNFSLKIARTRGLIDQRSMG, from the coding sequence ATGGGAATAATTAGAAAAATTTTTAACGATTTTAAGGCATCATTTCTACTTGGATGGAAAATTGAAAGCAACTGGACAGATCCATTTTTGTTTATAATATATTCTCTTGCAAAACCTTTATCAAGTGCTTTTATTTTAATAATAATGTTTGTTATAATTACAAGAAATCAACTTCCTGAATATATACCTCATCTTCTAATTGGAAATGCTCTTCACCTTTATACTGCAAATGTACTTTTTGGAATAGCATGGACAGTTATTGATGATAGAGAATATTATGAAACTTTAAAATATGTTTATATATCTCCAATAAGTTTATTTTTATTTTTAACAGGAAGAGGTTTTGCAAAATATATAACAACAACAGTTTCAGCAATTATTATTTTAATAACAGGTTCTCTTCTTCTTAAAGTAAATTTTTCTTTAATTCCATTTTGGTATATTTATCTTCCTATATTTATAATTCTTGGCACGCTTTCTCTTTTTATAATAGGATACTTTTTTGCTGGTGTAAACTTTTTAATCTCAAGACAAGGCTGGTTTTTAACTCAAAGCGCAACTGGTGTTTTTCTTCTCTTAACAGGTGCAATTTTTCCTATAGATACTCTTCCTTCTTTTTTGAGTAAAATTGGAATTTTTATACCACAAACAATCTGGATGGATGGAATGAGAATAATTTTATTAGGAAGTGGATGGAATGAAGCATTTAAAAATTTTACAATAAATCAAATGACTTCACTTCTTGCTTTAGAAAATTTTGTTTATTT